In one Rutidosis leptorrhynchoides isolate AG116_Rl617_1_P2 chromosome 8, CSIRO_AGI_Rlap_v1, whole genome shotgun sequence genomic region, the following are encoded:
- the LOC139861460 gene encoding wall-associated receptor kinase-like 20, which produces MAATSVFAIILTVVMLTCTSLATAATPCPNCGSTQVPYPLSTGSGCGDQSYRVRCNTPSGALFFDTLNNTYPITTISKTTQRFTIQPPNFLNDNKTCVTSDVSSEGLQLDPSLPFNITSGNTIMYLNCSDTLLKSPLNCTSTSLCHTYINNSVEASSCSRAPICCTFRSGGSSTMYAIRVRDGGCQAYRSFVNLDYSLPVTKWPEPGVEIQWVSPPEPVCSSQSDCDRSSSCGLSGSSGVRRCLCNNGLHWDAIEGVCALDDTCENRGDCNDSKRTALIAGLTSGLGSTLAAVVIGLLLYKRHLRHKEAQARLAREREEILNSGGGKTAKVFTGKQIKKATNNFAKDHLLGTGGFGEVYKGILEDSTLVAVKCAKVGNTKGTDQVLNEVRILCQVNHKGLVRLLGCCVELEQPLLVYEYISNGTLLDHLKGQRGRGLTWADRLYIARDTAEGLAYLHFSSVPPIYHRDVKSSNILLDEKLKAKVADFGLSRLAEADLSHVTTCAQGTLGYLDPEYYRNYQLTDKSDVYSFGVVLLELLTSQKAIDFNRPPDDVNLAIYVKRLVDEEKLLDAVDPNLKKGASELELETMKALGFLAIGCLEERRQNRPSMKEVTEEIEYIISIATSKTEE; this is translated from the exons ATGGCGGCCACATCTGTATTCGCTATCATACTCACGGTAGTGATGCTAACTTGCACCAGTTTGGCCACGGCAGCCACCCCATGCCCAAATTGTGGCTCGACCCAAGTCCCATACCCTCTGAGCACCGGATCCGGTTGTGGCGATCAGTCCTACCGGGTCCGGTGCAACACACCTTCAGGTGCGTTATTCTTCGACACACTCAACAACACTTACCCAATCACCACCATCTCCAAAACCACTCAACGGTTCACAATCCAACCGCCAAACTTCCTAAACGACAACAAAACATGCGTGACATCCGACGTGTCCTCCGAAGGCCTCCAGCTGGACCCCAGTTTACCATTCAACATAACAAGTGGTAACACGATCATGTACCTTAACTGCTCCGATACACTTCTGAAGTCACCTTTGAATTGTACATCAACTAGTCTTTGTCACACGTACATAAACAACTCAGTTGAAGCTTCGTCTTGTAGTCGAGCTCCTATTTGTTGTACGTTTCGGTCTGGTGGGTCATCGACTATGTATGCGATTCGAGTTCGGGACGGTGGGTGTCAAGCGTATAGGAGTTTTGTGAATTTGGATTATTCGTTACCGGTTACTAAATGGCCTGAACCTGGAGTTGAGATACAGTGGGTGTCCCCACCGGAACCTGTTTGTAGTAGTCAAAGTGACTGTGACCGTAGCTCCAGTTGCGGGTTGTCTGGTTCGAGTGGTGTTCGTAGGTGTTTGTGTAACAACGGGCTTCATTGGGATGCTATTGAGGGAGTCTGTGCTTTAG ATGATACTTGTGAGAACAGAGGAGATTGCAATGACTCAAAGCGGACTGCACTTATTGCAG GCTTAACCTCTGGCCTCGGATCAACACTTGCGGCCGTCGTGATCGGATTACTACTCTACAAACGTCATCTTCGCCACAAAGAAGCACAAGCACGACTTGCTCGTGAGCGCGAAGAGATACTAAACTCGGGCGGTGGAAAAACCGCCAAAGTATTTACCGGAAAACAAATAAAAAAGGCAACAAATAATTTCGCCAAAGACCATCTCTTAGGAACAGGAGGATTTGGAGAAGTATATAAAGGCATTCTAGAAGATTCCACACTTGTCGCTGTCAAATGTGCGAAAGTTGGTAACACCAAAGGAACTGATCAGGTCCTCAACGAGGTCCGAATCCTCTGTCAAGTTAACCACAAAGGCTTAGTTCGCTTGCTTGGATGTTGTGTCGAGCTCGAACAACCATTGCTTGTTTACGAGTACATCTCAAATGGCACTCTTTTAGACCACTTAAAAGGTCAACGTGGCAGGGGGTTGACTTGGGCAGACCGGTTATACATTGCTCGTGATACGGCCGAAGGGCTAGCTTACCTACATTTCTCGTCGGTCCCACCGATCTACCATCGTGATGTCAAATCTAGTAATATTTTACTAGACGAAAAATTAAAGGCAAAAGTTGCGGATTTTGGGTTGTCACGTTTGGCTGAAGCGGATTTAAGCCATGTGACAACGTGTGCTCAGGGTACGTTAGGGTATCTAGATCCTGAATATTATAGAAACTATCAGTTGACAGATAAGAGTGACGTTTATAGTTTTGGAGTTGTGTTGTTGGAGTTGCTAACGTCTCAGAAAGCAATAGATTTTAATAGACCACCGGATGATGTGAACTTGGCGATTTATGTGAAACGGCTTGTTGATGAGGAGAAGTTGTTGGATGCGGTTGACCCGAATCTAAAGAAAGGGGCTAGTGAGTTGGAGTTGGAGACGATGAAGGCGTTAGGGTTTCTTGCGATCGGGTGTTTAGAGGAACGTCGACAAAATCGACCTTCGATGAAAGAAGTGACCGAGGAAATTGAGTATATCATTAGCATTGCAACAAGTAAAACTGAAGAATAG